CCAAGAGGCGTTATGACGAAATCATCACGGCGATTCATCGGGGGCTATCTGATGATTTTGGTATCACCGAGGTGGCGCGCACCTTTCTGACAAGCGAGGAAAACGGCAATGAACGGCAATGAAAAAGTTTGCGTAGTACGCAAACAATACGTGTCGCACTACGAGCAGTCCCCACGCGAGCAGTGGCTTAAAGCATGGCGAGCTGCAAGGAAGTTTGGTCCATTTATTCAAACAAGTGCGGAGGCCGAAGTATACGGAGCCATGTTTTTACGCGCATGGCAATGCCTGTTGTATCGGCAATATTTCTCTGGAGACGTGTGATGAACAGCCTAGATTTTCTTACTTCCGAACTGCAAAGAATAAAAGCTGCAAGAAGCGAGGCTATTAAAGACGGCATCCCTACTCTGCATCGTATCTACGCGGCCGCCTCTGGCACGAGTGGACAATCAAGAATACTGCGCGCGTTCATCATTGGCATTTTCAATGGAGACGACCATCCCTTTGACCTAAACCAATTGCGCGGGCTTGATGAGGCGCTTTTCGATGATGCGCTAGATGTCATCCGGCTGGATCGTCACGGTGAAAAAGAAGTGCATAGGTATTTACCTGGAACTGCGCAACAAGCAATTTCGGGCTGGTCATTCTGGAACCGCTCGTCGGTTTAGGCCAAAAGTTTGCGTAGTACGCAAACTTTTTGAGCGGTTTTATCTGGTGGGGAAAGGCAATGGCGAATCAGGATTCTTTGCGTAGTACGCAAACTTCAGGCGGAAACACATCATCAGAGCGGGAAAGTCCACTCAAATGGTTTATGAAAGGCATCAAAGACAAGGATTCGCTCCGGCTTCAGCGCAAACAGACGGCAAAGCTATTGCGGGCGGTGCAAACCTTTGGTCGAAACAGCCGATTGGGCGGCGGATTCCAGCAAAAGACATTGAGTAAGGAGGGGCGAAATCACTTTCAGCGGGTGGCTATTCGCCTAACCTACTCGCCCAATCGTGCGCCTGGGCAATGGGCGGCGCATGGCAAGTACATTTCCCGCGATTCCGCCATTGAGGTGGGCGGCGGTGCCTTTGGCATGAACGGGGCTCTGGATGCCGTGAGCACTTTGCGAGATTGGCAAACAGCGGATGACCCACGCATGTTCAAAATGATTATCTCGCCTGAATTCGGGGAGAAAATGGATTTGAAGAAATACACACGCGATGTCATGGCCAAAATGCAACATGATTTAGGCTGTGAATTTGAATGGGTCGCGGTCGATCATTACAACACGGATAATCCGCATGTGCATGTGGCTATTCGGGGAATGGATATGTCAGGCCATGAAATCAGTATCCCGCGAGAATACATTAAATCTGGGTTACGGGAATCATCACAAGATATTGCCACGCAGCATATTGGCTATCGACAAGAAGCCGATATTATAAAATCACTAGATAGGCAAATTAATCAAAATAGATTTACGGGGCTTGATCGAGAATTGATTAAAAAAGCAACTGCATTATCTGCCGTGAAACATTGGTATCACGAAGAGCCTAATTCAATTAATTTCAAAAATACAAAAATCAAAGAATCAGACCGGTTGCGCCTGATTAAGCGATTAACCCATCTTGAGCACATGGGATTGGCAAAAAAACGAAGTGGTATGGAATGGGAAATACGGGGGGATTTTGAGCAGGCATTACGCGTGAGGCAAATGTCTGAAGACCGGCTTAAAACCAAATTCCAGCATGGAAAAACGTTATCTGATCCAGAAATGCCCTTGGTTTATCTGGATAGCCGCGAGCCGTTGGAAAAGCGGTTGTTCGGGCGTGTGGTGGGCGTTGGCGAGGATGAAGCCAAGATGAAGCCTTATGCCTTGATCGAGGCCGTGGATGGCCGTGTTTATTACCTGAATACCAACCAGTATCAGAAGGTTGGGACCACCGTTCATGTGCAAAATCTGAAATCCGGTGTCGGGGTGTATCAAGAAGGGGATGCCGAATCGTTTTTGCGCGATCCAAAACGCCTCATGTCTGTATCAGCCACTTTGGCGCGCGGCAGCTACGCCGTGGCGCCTACAGGTTTGAGTGGATGGGTGGGCGAATGCCAAGCCAACCTTGCCACCACCCAAGCAGCCATGGTGCAACGAGGCGTGATGCGCATAGAGAACGGGATGGCAGTTTGGTTGGGCAATCGTCAACGACAACGGGGTTTTACACGATGAAGCGAATTTCACTGGTGATGGTAACGGCAGCGGCCTTTCTTGGTATCGGCGCAGCAAGCGCGGACGGACAGTATTGGGGTGGCTTCACAAAAAGCCAGACCTATGGCAGTAGCGCAATTAATTCGGTTGTAACGGATATTTACGATGACCATGACAATCCGCAACTTATTGGTCAGAAGATGACCGTTAACATCAATCCGACTGCTGGGGTCGGGCAACCAACTGCCTACTATGTGGGCATTGGGATCAACAACACCATGTCTGGGATGTATACCAGCTCTGGATGGAAGGCATATAAAAGCGGACTCTATGAACCAGCCGCAATTGACGCAGGTGGGCATGAAACATTCACGGTCTTCGGCGGTGACATGACAATTTGCCAATCGGTGGCTCGCCAGGTCATGTTGAATGAGGATGGTATTGGCAATGTGGGCTCAGTTCAATTTTATGCCGGTTACGGCTATATCACGCCAGAAAATCAAGCCACGATGGAGAAGTTATACAGCCAACACGCAACCACGGTTCCCTCCGACACTATGCAGCTCATGTATGCACAAACTCAGATGATGCAGTCCAAGGCGTATCAAAAGATTTACTCCGTTGATTGCTCAATCGGAAACTAAAGGAGGTTTTATGTCTGATACAAACCAAGAGCAATTGCTCGAAGAAGTGCTAGATATCATGGGTCGGGGTGAAGCGCCCTGGCAGCAATCAATCAGCGATGAGGACCGACTTGCTGCGGAAATTGAGCCCGCAAATGCCACGATTATTCTTGAGCAGTTCGAAAGGGCACTGAATGGTCATCCAGAATTCATGGAGGTCGCCGGTAATCGTCTTCATGGAGATTTGTTTTCATCTGCTATGAATGCCAAGCCGACCGTGGGACTAAACACACTTTTAGCAGATGGCACTTTTGATCAAATGCTGGATGTGGCTGAACAAGAAGGCACCCTGAATGAGCTTGGCAAAGCGGTTGCGCTGATGGAACAAGTCACCACAACACGATTAATTCAAATGGGTTTTGAGCCGGATGCGTTCAGACAAGTCGATCAAACCATGGGTGAAATGGTTGAAAAGCTCAGCGCCAGAGAACGCAAGACCTTGGCACCTGAACTTGAGGAAATCGAGGTAACAAGAAAAAGCCAAGCCTTAGAGCCTGACAAAAAAACGGAATTCGATCAGCTCGTTACTGGCCAGAATCTTGTCATCGAAAAAGCAGTGGACGATGGTATGTCGTATGTCGGCACGGTCGCTGGTGAAGATGGTGGCACGGTAATCGTCAAGGTCGGCGAGCATCGAGCAGTCGCTATGAGCAAGGCGCGAATGGAAGGCGATGTTGAGGTCGGTGAAAACAGCCGGTTTGGTTATGAAAATCAATACGGCCACGATGAGCGCGGGCGGGCGATTCGGGATAAGAATATTGAGTTGGGCGGCCAGCGTTATGCTGTGATTGATATGGATGACCTGGTGCAACAAAACCGCCGATCCATCATGGGAAAAGTTTTGGCTGTCGAACCCGATGCCGTGTACACCAAATTCGGCAAGGATGCCGAAGGCCGGGATCAGGTGGTGGCACACCATCCGGCTAAGCTTGATGTCATTCCAGCTCTGGGTTCATTTTCCACAATCAATTACGATACAAACGGACTTGGCAAATTAGTAGCCAGGGAGCAAAGTAAAGGTATCGATCAGCAGATCGAGCGGTGATGACATGAGCTCATCTCTCGACGTGGCGCTGAATACAATTAATGAATTCTTCGATGCCTTTCCAGCGCTCGATGGGCAAATTACTTGCCGCTTATGTAATACATTGGAGGAAATTTATGGAAACCAACTTGAAAACGAAGTCTTCGGAAAAATCAAAGCCTCGTATCATCCTGCACGAGGGGAAATCATCATTCCCCTTGCCAATATTCGTGACAACGACGACCTTGAAAGATCACTTCGACATGAAGCCATCGGACACTTTGGAATCAACACTTTTACCGCAGACGAAAAAGGACGAATCCTAAACATAATCATTGATGCCCGCGATCAGCCGGGCATCAATAAAATCTGGGATTTAGTTGAAGAAAACTACCCAGACCTACCTCTTTTGATGAAGGCAGAGGAAGTATTTGCCTACTCATGCGAAGCCATCAATCCCGCTAAAGAGCTCGATCAAAATCAGGGGAATCGCGTTTTGCGCGAAACCTGCACCGAAAAAACACGCCCCATGCAACTGCAAGACCTGATCGCCATTACTGAGTTGGTGGCTGATGGTTTGCGTGATCGTTCCAGAACCCAGCAAATTTTCCCCGCAACAGACCACGATCAATTTCGAATTGAAACCAAAAGTCCGTTTATTGAACTGGGTGGCCAGCGCTACGCTGTCATTCACGCAGATGACTTGGTGCAGCAAAACCGCCGTTCCATCATGGGGAAAGTTTTAGCCGTTGAGCCGGATGCCGTGTACACCAAGTTCGGCAAGGATGCCGAAGGCCGGGATCAGGTGGTTGCTCACCATCCGGCCAAGCTCGATGTGATTCCGACATTGGGATCATTTGCATCCATCACTTATGGCACCGATGGGCTGGGCAAGATCGTAACCAAAACACGCGGTCATGGTCTCGATCAGCAGATCGAGCGTTAATCTCATTTACCAAAAGGAAATCACATGAACTCAAGCAAAAGCAAAGTAACCGGCGATGTGAACATGGCCGACCTTCGAGAAAAAATCATTTTGGCTGAACGGTCAGGCGGAGCAATCGAGTTTACCGCCGATGAGGCCAAACTCATGGGCGCATTCATCGAAGATGCAGTCAGTGAGGCGGATGCTGAGGAAAGCAACAAGGCCCCCGAATAAATGGGCTTAGTGTTGAGCAAATTCACTTGGTCAGCGCAAACAACTCACATTTCCCGCATCAGACGATGTGCAATTTCGTATTCAGGAGACTGCTCCCATGGAACCCAAAAAGCCTTTCCACGAAATCGTGGCTGAAAAACTGATAGAGCAATTAAAGCAGGGAACCGCGCCGTGGCAAAAGCCATGGCAACCGGGCGAGGCCGGTGGCATCGTGCCAATGAACCCCACCACTGAGAATCGCTACAAGGGCATTAATGCCATGTGGTTAATGGCACAAGGCTACTCCGATCAACGCTGGATGACCTACAAGCAGGCCCAAGACATCGGCGCCCAAGTGCGTAAAGGTGAGAAAGGCACGGGCATTCAGTATTGGAAATTTACTGAAGAGCAAATTTTACGCGATGACCACGGCAAACCCGTGATCAATGCCGAGGGCGATAAGGTAAAACAAACCGTCAGGCTGGAACGACCACGGGCATTTTTCGCCACCGTATTTAATGCCGAACAGATCGATGGTTTGCCGCCTTTGCAGCCAAAGGTTCAAATAGAGCAAACATGGAAAGCACAGGAACGCGCCGAAAATATTTTGGTTGCATCAGGTGCGGTGATTCGTCATGGCGAAGCCGATCGGGCTTTTTATCGACCGGCAACCGACAGCATCCATCTTCCCAATAAGGGGCAATTCCCCAGCGCTGATAACTATTACGCCACAGCGTTGCATGAACTGGGGCACTGGACGGGGCACAGCAGCCGTCTTGATCGAGATTTGACTGGTGGTTTTGGCAGTGAGTCCTATGCCAAGGAAGAACTGCGGGCTGAAATTGCCAGCATGATTTTGGGCGATGAACTGGGAATCGGGCACGATCCCGGTCAGCATGTGGCCTATGTCGGCTCATGGATCAAATCTTTGCAAGAAGATCCTTTGGAAATATTCCGAGCGGCTGCCGATGCTGAAAAAATTCAAGGCTATGTTCTGGGCCTGGAACTGGCGCGTGAACAATCCTTGCAGCAAGAACCAACCCTTGAACCGAAAATCCAGCAAATCGAAATCGATGGCCAAAGTTACGCCGTCATTCATGCAGATGACTTGGTGCAGCAAAACCGTCGCTCCGTCATGGGCAAGGTTCTGGCAATTGAGCCGGATGCCGTGTTTACTAAATTTGGTAAGGATGCCGGTGGTCGCGAACAGGTTGCCGTACATAACCCAGCCAAGCTGGACGCCATTCCGGCGCTGGGTTCATTTGCGTCCATCAATTACGGTGCCGATGGTTTTGGTAAGCTGTCAGGCAATCAGCACAACAAAGCTTTAGAACAACATATGGGGCGGTGAAGCCCCATCCCTCTCAATTCCTTGCCCCCTTGATACCGTGATTGAGTCCCCAAAAACTGGATTCAATCATGGCCAAGAACCCCTCTTCCCCGACTGAGCTTTACAACCTCTCCAATAAATCGCCCGAGCCAGGCGGCTTGCAATTAATGGGCGTGGCCGCTGGCTTGCTCATGTTGTTTACAGTGATGGTTGTCACGACACAATACTTAGCATCTGCTTTGGATTATCAGGCAGCTTTGGGTTCGCCACTGATCGGCAAGCTGTACGCACCTTGGATGTTTGCCATCTGGCTGTGGCAATACGGCAATGTGCCAACCCTTAAATCGATTGTATTTATCGCTTATGTGTTGCTGATTGGTGGGGCTGCGGTTGCCGTGATTGGTGCGGCGCTCATCAGCTATTGGTATCGGCGCAAGTTTGGCAATGTCGGCATGGATTCCCTGCATGGGTCGGCGCACTGGGCAAGCGAGGATGAAATCAAGGAAATGGGGGTGTTCGATTCCGCTGGGGTATTTATCGGCGCATGGAAAAATCCATGTGGAGATGTTCAGTATCTGCGTCACGATGGGCCTGAGCATGTCATGGCCTTTGCGCCGACTCGCTCTGGTAAGGGCGTGGGCTTGGTGTTACCCACCTTGCTGGCATGGCGGCATTCGGCCTTGGTGTACGACATCAAGGGCGAGAACTATGCGCTAACAGCAGGCTGGCGCGAGAAGGAAGCTAACAACCGCATTATCCGGTTTTCACCAACCGACATCACCGGCTCGGCCAGTTACAACCCTTTGAATGAAGTGCGCTTGGGTACCCAGCGGGAAATCGCTGATATTCAGAACCTCGTGACGATGATTGTTGACCCAGATGGCAAGGGCATGACCGACCACTGGGCAAAAACAGGCCATGCGTTGCTGGTCGGTACTGTGCTGCATGTGATGTATTCGGAGGAGGATAAAACCTTGCGCGGGGTGGCCACATTTCTCTCTGACCCTTCGAGAACCTTGGAAGAATCTCTTGCCGAAATGATTAATACGAATCACTTGGGCGATCGGCCGCACCCCGTCGTGGCCGCCTCAGCGCGCGACATGATGAACAAGGCTGATAATGAACGCTCCGGCGTGCTTTCGACCGCCATGTCGTTTCTTACGTTGTACCGCGACCCCATCGTGGCCTCAAACACCGACAAATCCGATTTTGCCGTGGCCGACTTGATGAATGCCGAGCAGCCGGTATCGCTGTATCTCGTGGTGCCACCTTCAGATAAAGACCGCTTAAAACCCCTGATTCGTTTGATGATTAACCAGATTATCCGCAACCTGACCGAATCGATGGAGTTCAAAGATGGCCGTTCGGTGGCGGGTTATAAGCATCGATTGTTGCTGATGATTGATGAGTTTCCCTCCTTGGGTCGGCTGGATATTTTTCAGGAAGCCTTGGCATTTATCGCCGGTTACGGCATGAAGGCGTATCTCATTACCCAAGATTTAAGCCAGCTTTACGCGGCGTATGGCAAAGATGAGTCGATCATGTCGAACTGCCATATACGAATCGCCTACGCGCCAAACAAGATCGAAACAGCCGAATTGCTCAGCAAAATGAGCGGCACCACCACGATCATCAAGCGGCAAGAGAGTTTTTCAGGTGGGCGCACCAAGCTAATGCTCGATCAAATCAGCACCAGCATTCAGGAAGTTCAGCGGCCATTGCTCACGCCCGATGAAGCCTTGCGACTGCCGGGGCCGCAAAAGGATGGCCAAGGCAACATCATGGAAGCGGGCGATATGCTGATTTTTGTCGCAGGCAAAGCGCCGATTTACGGCAAACAAATTTTGTACTTCAAAGACCCGCTCTTTCTGGCACGCGCCAAGTTCCCCGCACCGAACGCGCGCCCAGTGGCAGCCGCTTTAAGCGCGCCAGCCCACGCAGCCGTGGCGGAAATCGATGAACAAACTCCGCAACAACCAGCGCCACTCAAGGCCGCGCCAAACTCAGTCGCACCGCCTTTAGGGAAAGGACAAACCGGCGTTGCGTTTGCGCCGTTATCGCCCACGTCCAGCTCGGAAAACCGTGAAACCAGTGCCGTGCAGACGACACCAATGACCGCCTCGACATCGGCCACGCTGAACAGCGCAACATTTGCGCCTGCTCATTCCCCAGCCGAAGAATCCAAACCGCATGAAAACATCACAGCCGAACCA
This region of Halothiobacillus neapolitanus c2 genomic DNA includes:
- a CDS encoding DUF7673 family protein is translated as MNSLDFLTSELQRIKAARSEAIKDGIPTLHRIYAAASGTSGQSRILRAFIIGIFNGDDHPFDLNQLRGLDEALFDDALDVIRLDRHGEKEVHRYLPGTAQQAISGWSFWNRSSV
- a CDS encoding DUF3363 domain-containing protein, which produces MNGALDAVSTLRDWQTADDPRMFKMIISPEFGEKMDLKKYTRDVMAKMQHDLGCEFEWVAVDHYNTDNPHVHVAIRGMDMSGHEISIPREYIKSGLRESSQDIATQHIGYRQEADIIKSLDRQINQNRFTGLDRELIKKATALSAVKHWYHEEPNSINFKNTKIKESDRLRLIKRLTHLEHMGLAKKRSGMEWEIRGDFEQALRVRQMSEDRLKTKFQHGKTLSDPEMPLVYLDSREPLEKRLFGRVVGVGEDEAKMKPYALIEAVDGRVYYLNTNQYQKVGTTVHVQNLKSGVGVYQEGDAESFLRDPKRLMSVSATLARGSYAVAPTGLSGWVGECQANLATTQAAMVQRGVMRIENGMAVWLGNRQRQRGFTR
- a CDS encoding type IV secretory system conjugative DNA transfer family protein encodes the protein MAKNPSSPTELYNLSNKSPEPGGLQLMGVAAGLLMLFTVMVVTTQYLASALDYQAALGSPLIGKLYAPWMFAIWLWQYGNVPTLKSIVFIAYVLLIGGAAVAVIGAALISYWYRRKFGNVGMDSLHGSAHWASEDEIKEMGVFDSAGVFIGAWKNPCGDVQYLRHDGPEHVMAFAPTRSGKGVGLVLPTLLAWRHSALVYDIKGENYALTAGWREKEANNRIIRFSPTDITGSASYNPLNEVRLGTQREIADIQNLVTMIVDPDGKGMTDHWAKTGHALLVGTVLHVMYSEEDKTLRGVATFLSDPSRTLEESLAEMINTNHLGDRPHPVVAASARDMMNKADNERSGVLSTAMSFLTLYRDPIVASNTDKSDFAVADLMNAEQPVSLYLVVPPSDKDRLKPLIRLMINQIIRNLTESMEFKDGRSVAGYKHRLLLMIDEFPSLGRLDIFQEALAFIAGYGMKAYLITQDLSQLYAAYGKDESIMSNCHIRIAYAPNKIETAELLSKMSGTTTIIKRQESFSGGRTKLMLDQISTSIQEVQRPLLTPDEALRLPGPQKDGQGNIMEAGDMLIFVAGKAPIYGKQILYFKDPLFLARAKFPAPNARPVAAALSAPAHAAVAEIDEQTPQQPAPLKAAPNSVAPPLGKGQTGVAFAPLSPTSSSENRETSAVQTTPMTASTSATLNSATFAPAHSPAEESKPHENITAEPESESHGEEMTADGFAVIPEETQDLLPADLDTGEPDAERYGTEDLVICHADEPVRVARQPDDLLNEFKAITENAEMDSAEQAWFAVADDTPDVSELRETEISDEGTDAIFDIFSPR